The following coding sequences are from one Nilaparvata lugens isolate BPH chromosome 4, ASM1435652v1, whole genome shotgun sequence window:
- the LOC111063439 gene encoding serine/threonine-protein phosphatase 4 regulatory subunit 2 isoform X1, with protein sequence MDQIVGSLTDDEKLRLAELLGEDDEDMTSEHADWIVDVSDDNQSCDESDQPTDSVLAFSSTTNLDHYHYEDHQDGEKEDSDVEEEDEEGEDDDDDDDGIESLDNASRNSVDSENYNPYNTDPELLTRLDQIDDKLKKLNNDYSKTMEDLVRFQEDDFDLKARLKDIDESLKKLSCDNTALFYFDQNTETTDNGSNPEECNPNLEETQNPSDDVLLLNDNENIFNINYSEACDCSENWANVKKKYDLQIHKIEDMLEKLCETNDKNICMKNEEELRERGNRAPEYEID encoded by the exons aTGGACCAG ATTGTGGGCAGTTTAACTGATGACGAGAAGCTGCGTTTAGCTGAGTTGTTGGGTGAGGACGATGAAGACATGACCTCGGAGCACGCTGATTGGATAGTAGATGTCAGCGACGACAACCAATCCTGTGACGAATCCGATCAGCCGACCGACAGTGTTCTCGCATTCAGCTCAACTACCAACCTCGATCATTATCACTATGAAGACCACCAGGATGGTGAGAAAGAGGACAGTGAtgtggaagaggaggatgaagaaggagaggatgatgatgacgaCGATGATGGAATAGAGTCGCTGGATAATGCCAGTCGAAATTCGGTTGATTCCGAAAATTATAATCCGTACAATACTGATCCGGAACTGTTGACCCGGCTTGATCAGATTGATGATAAACTTAAG AAACTGAACAATGATTACTCTAAAACAATGGAAGACTTGGTCAGATTCCAGGAGGATGATTTCGATCTAAAAGCAAGGCTGAAGGACATTGATGAAAGCCTCAAGAAATTGTCTTGTGACAACACTGCACTATTTTAT TTTGATCAAAATACAGAAACGACTGATAATGGTTCAAATCCAGAAGAATGCAACCCAAATTTAGAGGAAACTCAAAACCCCAGTGATGATGTTTTGCTGTTGAATGACAACGAAAATATATTCAACATCAACTACAGTGAAGCATGCGATTGTAGTGAAAACTGGGCCAATGTGAAGAAGAAGTATGATCTTCAGATTCATAAAATTGAGGATATGCTTGAAAAGCTATGCGAAACTAATGATAAG